The genomic stretch TCCTCCTCGTTAGAATTTTCAAACGCTAAGCTAAATTTGTAGTGCTTCAGAGTTTCCACTTTGTTCACTgctaaaaaaataaaatattcatcATAAAAATACTCATTAACAAAATGCCGACAATATTAATCTCAAAAACTAGGAAGCAATTGCAACCATGATACGATCTTTCAACTTTTAAAATCTGCAATCCAATGACTTTCTTCCTCCGTATTTCAAACAAGATAACCCAGCAACAAAGGGGATGATGCAACTTCAATTTCGAAAACATTGTGATAAGAGATTAATATATAAGTTTATCAAAATTATTAAGTTACCTCTTCCATCATGGTTCCTATGACAACCACCGTAAGAGTCAATGGAGATGTTTGTTCTTTCAAGGGCCTCAAGAGCTTGCAACCGGAAATTCCGAGCACCGCAGTTGGAAATGAACGCAGCTGCAAGAGCTTTTTCAGTTTTTGGCTTTACCGGTGCCATGATGTTATACTCGGCCCAGGAAAAATATCCAACAGGAACATCAGATGATAGACTAGTTGTCATTACAATGTTATATCCCTTCCTAATATACAATAACATAGTAATATCAGCTTAATTATCAACACTTCCATGTATCTCCATAGAGCTATAGGGCAATAAAAAACCATCATAAAATATGCAATACAATATTAGGCAACATATAAGAAACAAATGATCCAATTCAACACTTTACAACAGTGCTTACCCACCGTCGTGCCATGGCAAGATTGTTCTCTGGATAGTAGTGTGCAGATTCCATTGATCGTAGAACACTTTCCGTTCCAGCTTGTTGAGGTAAACCAAATGTAGCATCAGGTCTCTGGTTCCCATTTAACCCAAACTTACATCCCACTGCACATGACGTCCACTCCTGCAATTGAATGAACTAATAACTTTAGACAGACAAGAAGATTTTATAAGAACGATCATCACGAGGCAACATATACTAGCCAAACTGGTGTTTTCTAGCTTTCTCATTCATAAACAGTTTGATCGTGCTATGCTCAAAAGCAAAAACCCATGATAAATCTAAAATCTTGCCTCTCAAAATCAAATTATACATACTTTGGTTGCCGAATAGAACATTTATTCAGATAAAGAATTTCATATGCAATACATGTTCAAAACCTGCAGTTTATAATCACGGAACTATAAGTCTATAGCTCCCCACAACAACCAAGCCTTATCCCATTAAGTAGGGTCGACTACATGGATCAACTTTCGCCATTATATTCTATCAAGGACTATGCTTTTATCGAAATGGTTAAGCTCGAGATCTTTCTTAATAACTTCTCTTATAGTTTTCCTAGGTCTTCCTCGACCTCTAGCTATTTGACCCCTCTATGAGGAAATAAACTCTATGAAGCACTCATAGAGACACGGACTCCAGACACCGTCGACATTggtaataatttgaaaaaaatgaataaattgaACTTAATCACAAGTGTCGGTATCGGTGTCCAACACTGATACGGACACTACGCAGGCTGACAAAACTACAAACCAGATTAAGAGCATAATATGACTGAATATGCTAACAGTACCCTAATCAACCAACTTTGAAGAAACTACAAACTACCCTTTCATCCCTCATAAGCCAAAAGGTCTAAAATCACATATGAGCAAGATCATAACTAGATTGTCTTTTCAAAAAAGatgataatgatcaactactaATCTTAAAAGAAGATAATAAGCAGAACCAAATAAACCTGTTCAGCACCAGAAACAAAAACAGGTTCCTTAACAAAGTCCCTTAAATATGTAACAGCATCCTCTCTCTCCAACCATTCTTCACAGCTTTCATTCCTTGATTCCAAATTTCTATCACCAACCACCATCTCTAACCCCAAATCACCACTATCACCAACCACGCGAGACCCATAGAACAAGTCAGCCACCATAGCTGCATTCTTCGCCATATCCAACTTCCCCAAAAACCCGATCTCTGCAATAACCACAAGAGCCACACATAAAGGCAACAAGCTCGACCATTTCTTCTTCGCAAGCGCTGCACCACCTACTGGCGAAACGGAAACTGGTAAACCCTCATGGGTTTTCGTCTCTGTTCTCGAGCCTCGTTGATTCGAAACGAGACCCATCAATTGATTCCACCCCCAACTTTCAATTCCTCGATTCTCCCACTATTTTATCACCCAAAAACTGCGATTGGAAAAGAAAAAAACGAAGCTTGTGGAGGTAGTTGAAATGGGCAGCGTTACAGACACGATTTCATATTGGTCGAGGGTTGAAGGTTTTAGTTGCGCCTCCTTCGACGAAAAAGAGATGCAAAGTTTGCACTTTAGTCGGCAATGGGGCAGAGATTTTCCATATTCAAAGTCTACGGAGGGCTTTGGTGAAGTGAGTGAAACCAATAAGCAACAAATACAAAACGACGGTAGAAGAGAGAACAAGGCTTTGTTCTAACACAAATCCTATGTTTATTTATGATTTTGGAGTTTGGACAAAATGATTCACAAAATGATTCACATAGCTGTGTCCAATTTATTAATGGGCTTTTAAGGTGTGTTTATTATGTTCCTATCAGGTCCACATATAGTGTCTTTTCTTGAGTTTAAAGTAAGGGTTTGCTATTCCATTTTTAGTGGTGAAACTACCCTTGTGAAATCTTAAAAATGTCTAATGTGAGTTTGGATTTCAAAATCCGGACACGTCTATTATGCGTCAAATCATATTATCAGTGAGTCACATCCATTTTGTCACAAATATGTTGAGAGTTCAAATTTTGGATATAGTCTGAATATTGGAATTCGAAAACATCAAACGAGAAATCGAATATAACACCACCTTGTGTGTAATCTTTTTTTCATGATCATGTCACCATACTTCCAAAACCCTACTAAAATCTCAAAAAGTTGTGTACTTGAAAATAATATTCTTCGGATATTTTCACATCAAAATGAGTAAAAGAAGTTGAAACAAGTTGACATCGGAACAAAGAAAATGTGAGTGTCCTTCTAAATTGTGGGGTTACCTTAAGGAGAATAATACGCGGGCATTTAATGTGATTTGCAGTATACATAATCATGATTTGTGTTACAAGTTATCTGATGGACAATATATCTCGAGcaaaattgaattttatttaCGAGGAAGTCAAACGAGCAGATAAAACATGTTCAGATAGCTTAAAGTGTGGTTGCACACTTAGAAGGACATGTGGTCTTCTATGTGCTTGTGTAATTTCAAAGAATATGAAACTTGATAGATCCATACGTATGGATGAGGTTTAAGTGCACTGGAAAAGACTATGGTTTGATGATAATGGTGTGATGACAAATGGAAAATCGAATATATCTATCATGTCTGAATAAGAGGTGATTCAAGAGATATCTTTGAAAGTTGTTGATATCATGAAAATACGCATCAAAGAGAAGATAAGGAAGATTGTCTATCCAGAAACCACAATTTTGAAACCACCCACAGAACTCGTAAAACAAAGGGTGCTCCTAAGAAGGTCAGGTCAACATTGAGTGACAATTAAACAAAGTTGTCTCCTTCCTATTTCAAACATGTTTACACACATTTTATGGATTCTccaatttcaaaatctcaaaaaagTTTTATCAAAGGTGCTCGCATTAGCAAACAATCACATTCACCACTTTTACAAAAACATAATGCACATTGAAGAGGTGTCGatttttatgcacaaatacattGAACAAACTATGGATGTTGAGGGTGAGGGTATGTGTAGTTATCATGCTATTTCAGCTTTGCTTGATAAAGGAAAGGAGAATCATACATTTGTCTGCCAACATCTTATTAAAGAGTTGAAAGCGTATAAGGAATCATACACAAGGCTATATTGGAAAAAAAGATCATTTTGATGAAATTCATGAATCTATTATTCTTTGTGTTAGCGGTCCAGCACTGGAGGAAAAATGAACGTGTTTCCTTAAAATGAGTTGTTTTATTGCAACTGCGTATAACATGGTGTGTATTGATATGACAAGATATGGATTCTCGGATAAAAAATCCACTTTGAAGTGACCCATCTCAAAATTCAATCGGGCGCATTATGTGTATTGGATGACTTTCAAAATCACAATATTTTGTTCAGGTTTATTTGAAATCGGAATGTCATATACCACAAACATCCCTGGATTGGACAACTCATTCAACAAAAGAAGCTCAAACTTAGTCGAATAGTTTTTTGGATCAGATGGAAGAGTTCACCAAGTTGAGCGAGATTGAAAGataatcaaaatatcaaaattCATAGGCAGAATCACCCATAGATATAGATTTATGTGGTGACACGTCTTTTGATACATTTTAGTTTCTATCTTATAAAGTATTTAGACGGTGACTCGTTTTTTGTATGCAATATTGGATTGTTATTTTCAATGATGTAATCCAGATACATTTGGATGTATTTTAATGTATATCTAACATTACTTGTATAAATATTGGACTTAAATTATGTCAAAAAAACAAGTTCTATTTGTGACAGATTCTATCTGTGATGAGTGAATCTGGGTTTTAAACTCCGGACGCACCCCCATTTTATATGCATTAAAAAGGTGAATCTGAATTTCAATATCAAGAATATCCTCTAAGACGTAATTGGGTTTCTAAGGTCCATATTGATCTAAAACTTGTATAAATATGGGATCCCCTCACATTTGTAATAAAAATACCACAAAATGTCTCAAAACTCATATCTCGCATTTGTCTACTTCAACATCGAGGGCCCACGTCTTGAATTTAGGTTATCACTTGTCTTTTCGATCTGAAATCAAAACTAGAGAATCTCTTGTGATACCCAAACAATCGAAATGTTGTAAAGCTTGATTATCATTCGCCCTCGATTGACAAAAAGGGAAGATACAATTCAACAAATTTGAGATAAAGACAAATGAAATTTAACGGTTATGTGGAGTACATTTCACTGTTACGAAACAAAGGGACCGATCTAGGTGGATGCGATCGTTGGGAGCTCGATCGACGATATTCTAAAGATGTTGTAACGTTAGTTTTAGGATAACAACAATCTATATAATGTTACGTATTCTATGTATATCAAATGAAAATGTTATGTTAATTTATGTTGTTCTTTCTATTTCTGCAATTGCTTATGGTTTGTGGTGACGGGAACATTTCGGATTTTAATATTCGAACTAACCCTTGAGCATTATGAAAGTTTGAGTTTGAGAATGAGCTTGATTTAGGTGAATCTATATTTTAAAATCCAAACTTGTTTCTACCTTTGATTAGGCAAAAATATGAGAGAACTTGGTATTTTGGATGCGTCATGATATTAAAATCAGAAATTTAACAGTAATCttaattttttattttggtggGTGAGCAACACATAGGATGGGAAAAACACTCCcttaaaatataaaataaaagtGTAATATATAAAAAAAGGTTATTTATTACACCCAATATATTGCTC from Lathyrus oleraceus cultivar Zhongwan6 chromosome 7, CAAS_Psat_ZW6_1.0, whole genome shotgun sequence encodes the following:
- the LOC127101427 gene encoding glycoprotein 3-alpha-L-fucosyltransferase A isoform X1 — translated: MGLVSNQRGSRTETKTHEGLPVSVSPVGGAALAKKKWSSLLPLCVALVVIAEIGFLGKLDMAKNAAMVADLFYGSRVVGDSGDLGLEMVVGDRNLESRNESCEEWLEREDAVTYLRDFVKEPVFVSGAEQEWTSCAVGCKFGLNGNQRPDATFGLPQQAGTESVLRSMESAHYYPENNLAMARRKGYNIVMTTSLSSDVPVGYFSWAEYNIMAPVKPKTEKALAAAFISNCGARNFRLQALEALERTNISIDSYGGCHRNHDGRAVNKVETLKHYKFSLAFENSNEEDYVTEKFFQSLVAGTIPVVVGAPNIQDFAPSPGSVLHIKELKDAESIAKTMRYLSENPEAYNQSIRWKIDGPSDSFKALVDMAAVHSSCRLCIHLATSSREKEEKSPALKKRPCKCTRGSETVYHIYVRERGRFEMESIYLRSGNLTLEALKSAVLAKFTSLNHVPVWKSERPEVLKGGDELKIYRIHPAGLTQRQALYTFAFDGDVDFRGHLESNPCAKFEVIFV
- the LOC127101427 gene encoding glycoprotein 3-alpha-L-fucosyltransferase A isoform X2; this translates as MGLVSNQRGSRTETKTHEGLPVSVSPVGGAALAKKKWSSLLPLCVALVVIAEIGFLGKLDMAKNAAMVADLFYGSRVVGDSGDLGLEMVVGDRNLESRNESCEEWLEREDAVTYLRDFVKEPVFVSGAEQEWTSCAVGCKFGLNGNQRPDATFGLPQQAGTESVLRSMESAHYYPENNLAMARRKGYNIVMTTSLSSDVPVGYFSWAEYNIMAPVKPKTEKALAAAFISNCGARNFRLQALEALERTNISIDSYGGCHRNHDGRVNKVETLKHYKFSLAFENSNEEDYVTEKFFQSLVAGTIPVVVGAPNIQDFAPSPGSVLHIKELKDAESIAKTMRYLSENPEAYNQSIRWKIDGPSDSFKALVDMAAVHSSCRLCIHLATSSREKEEKSPALKKRPCKCTRGSETVYHIYVRERGRFEMESIYLRSGNLTLEALKSAVLAKFTSLNHVPVWKSERPEVLKGGDELKIYRIHPAGLTQRQALYTFAFDGDVDFRGHLESNPCAKFEVIFV